The following is a genomic window from Clostridium fungisolvens.
AATTCTAATTCTGAAGTTTCCACTAAAGTTCCTTGGCGAATGATATTAAATGCAAACACTAGTGAATCTATCATTGCACCTGAAAGTTCACCTATCTTCAAGGTTATTTTATCTACTCTTTTCATGTTGTTTTCAGCTGCCGTATTTTGTGTTATATTAATCACTTCCTGTAT
Proteins encoded in this region:
- the hypA gene encoding hydrogenase maturation nickel metallochaperone HypA, with the translated sequence MHEVSIIQEVINITQNTAAENNMKRVDKITLKIGELSGAMIDSLVFAFNIIRQGTLVETSELEFIKVEAKAKCDNCDIIFKIDHFNRLCPTCNEFSNNVISGYELYIETIEGE